In Neoarius graeffei isolate fNeoGra1 chromosome 17, fNeoGra1.pri, whole genome shotgun sequence, a single window of DNA contains:
- the or55e1 gene encoding olfactory receptor 52L1, which yields MTEEFQGTNFTHTKFIFIGFPETFGYRHLLFLPFVLTYILVLVGNSLILFVIKNTKTLHSPMWILVSALAVVDIIVPTAIVPVMLLSFLFDLNEITLVGCLIQMFFIHFFSSVESTILLAMALDRSVAICNPLRYTVIMNPSMFVKLLIFTLIRSGTIMCTLVGLAASLSFCGSNIIHHCYCDHMALVSLACSSTAKNAAVGVAVIICFVGIDISVIFVSYVKILYVVLRAAAGEQRSKAIHTCSTHVIVMMCFYFIGSVTFLSRNLHIPIPVDVNTFLGVTYILFPACINPIIYGVRTKEIRNALLKIFKMHVNRILTVKVLTV from the coding sequence ATGACTGAGGAATTCCAAGGAAcaaacttcacacacacaaagtttaTTTTTATTGGATTCCCAGAGACTTTTGGATACAGGCACCTGCTTTTCCTCCCATTTGTGCTTACTTACATTCTAGTTCTTGTTGGAAATTCTTTAATACTTTTTGTAATCAAAAACACAAAGACACTTCACAGTCCAATGTGGATACTTGTGTCTGCCTTAGCAGTGGTTGACATCATTGTACCCACTGCCATTGTTCCAGTAATGCTTCTGAGCTTTCTCTTTGACTTAAATGAAATAACTTTGGTTGGGTGTTTAATACAAATGTTTTTCATTCACTTCTTTTCCTCAGTAGAGTCTACTATTCTTCTAGCAATGGCTCTGGATCGTTCTGTAGCAATCTGTAATCCACTTCGTTACACAGTAATTATGAACCCCTCTATGtttgtgaaactgctgatttttaCATTGATCAGGAGTGGAACAATAATGTGCACTTTGGTTGGTTTGGCTGCATCTTTGTCATTTTGTGGGTCAAATATTATCCATCATTGTTACTGTGATCACATGGCTCTTGTTAGCCTGGCCTGTAGTTCTACTGCAAAAAATGCAGCAGTTGGGGTTGCTGTGATTATCTGTTTTGTGGGAATTGATATATCTGTCATTTTTGTCTCTTATGTGAAAATTCTGTATGTAGTACTAAGGGCTGCAGCAGGTGAGCAAAGATCAAAAGCAATTCATACTTGTAGTACTCATGTAATTGTCATGATGTGTTTTTATTTCATAGGAAGTGTTACTTTTCTCTCACGAAATCTTCATATTCCAATTCCAGTTGATGTTAACACCTTTCTGGGTGTCACATATATACTTTTCCCTGCATGTATCAATCCAATTATCTATGGTGTCCGAACCAAAGAGATAAGGAATGCACTGTTAAAAATCTTCAAAATGCATGTAAATAGAATTTTAACAGTAAAGGTTTTAACTGTGTAG